In Fluviispira sanaruensis, a genomic segment contains:
- a CDS encoding aminotransferase class III-fold pyridoxal phosphate-dependent enzyme, which translates to MLTKYPAFYVMGANTDIGKTLFSAGLCSAAAHEHVKTLYIKPIQTGFPKDSDSSFVKKYNPSEIVNAKTLFSLSEPVSPHRALSGDLFLENFEEKILNIINDEIKQNQAHFILIEGAGGVASPSLSGKLQCDFYRPLRLPVIFIADAKLGGISCTISSISLLESRGYNVTCILLFSGEHENAQFLKKYYNEKYPVFELKSLQNIENNRQSEKNSQDLENWFDINLNEFLTVFSFLSNYHLSRIQVIDEYIDIANKHIWWPFTQHKNIKGAKYIESAFNDNIHFLKLQQEGNNNLLSQISYDASASWWTQGIGHGSVKLAQAAVHAAGRYGHVMFPGNVHEPVAKLTHKLINTVGKGWANRVFYSDNGSSAVEIALKIAFRKSIGLPNDNKKIEVFVIGLKDSYHGDTNASMNATNPNIFKNNEHWYTPKGIWLDYPCISLKNKKYIVSLPKAISVESTFTMPFQSLGSFFDDERQKTHLSEIYSSYIQTQLESIAAENISIGALLIEPIIQGAGGMKLVDPLFQKQLVSACQKRNIPVIIDEVFTGFWRLGKITAAQLLNINPDIACYAKLLTGGLLPMSVTLASEEYFSCFLGDDLSTALLHGHSYTATPVGCAVALEAIDEIQASLHYCPERETICNLWNYAQVEKISCLESVAGVFAFGSIFAVELLDAESGYASKRARSIVEKLQDLDIAIRPLGNVIYILAGFNSSKKRLNGILNTVYDLLKEDC; encoded by the coding sequence ATGTTAACAAAATATCCTGCATTTTATGTTATGGGTGCAAATACTGATATAGGTAAAACTTTATTTTCCGCAGGTCTTTGTTCAGCGGCAGCGCATGAGCATGTTAAAACGCTTTATATAAAACCAATTCAAACTGGTTTTCCAAAAGATTCTGATTCGTCATTCGTAAAAAAATACAATCCATCTGAAATAGTGAATGCAAAAACTCTTTTTTCATTATCGGAACCGGTCTCACCCCATCGTGCATTATCCGGAGACTTATTCTTAGAAAATTTTGAAGAGAAAATTTTAAATATTATAAACGATGAAATTAAACAAAATCAAGCGCATTTTATCTTAATTGAAGGTGCGGGAGGGGTTGCTTCGCCATCCTTATCAGGCAAACTTCAATGTGATTTTTATCGCCCGCTAAGATTGCCTGTTATTTTTATTGCTGATGCAAAATTAGGTGGAATTTCATGCACAATAAGTTCAATTTCATTGCTTGAAAGCCGGGGCTACAATGTTACATGTATTCTTCTTTTTTCAGGGGAACATGAGAATGCGCAATTTCTAAAGAAATATTATAATGAAAAGTACCCTGTTTTTGAGCTAAAAAGTCTACAAAATATTGAGAACAATAGGCAAAGTGAGAAAAATTCACAAGATCTTGAAAATTGGTTCGATATTAATTTAAATGAATTTCTAACTGTATTTAGTTTTCTTTCAAACTATCATTTGAGTAGAATTCAAGTCATTGACGAGTATATAGATATTGCAAATAAGCATATTTGGTGGCCATTTACACAGCATAAAAATATAAAGGGTGCTAAATATATAGAAAGTGCTTTTAATGACAATATACATTTTTTAAAATTACAACAAGAAGGTAATAATAATTTATTATCGCAAATTTCTTATGATGCATCTGCAAGTTGGTGGACGCAGGGTATTGGCCATGGGTCAGTAAAGTTGGCACAAGCAGCAGTGCATGCGGCAGGTCGATATGGACACGTTATGTTTCCTGGAAATGTCCATGAACCCGTAGCTAAACTCACTCATAAATTAATCAATACTGTTGGTAAAGGATGGGCGAATCGGGTTTTCTATTCAGATAATGGTTCGAGTGCGGTTGAAATTGCTTTAAAAATTGCATTTAGAAAATCTATCGGACTGCCTAATGACAATAAAAAAATCGAAGTTTTCGTTATAGGTTTAAAAGATTCATACCATGGCGATACCAATGCCTCCATGAATGCAACAAATCCAAATATATTTAAAAACAATGAACATTGGTATACACCAAAAGGAATTTGGTTAGATTATCCGTGTATATCACTCAAAAATAAAAAATACATTGTGAGCCTTCCGAAGGCAATTTCTGTTGAATCTACTTTTACGATGCCATTCCAATCTCTGGGATCATTTTTCGATGATGAGCGACAAAAAACTCATTTATCTGAAATTTATTCTTCCTATATTCAAACTCAATTAGAAAGTATAGCTGCAGAAAATATTTCAATTGGTGCGCTGCTGATTGAGCCTATTATCCAAGGGGCTGGCGGTATGAAGCTCGTTGATCCTCTCTTTCAAAAACAGCTCGTATCTGCATGTCAAAAAAGAAATATACCTGTCATTATTGATGAGGTATTCACTGGCTTTTGGCGTCTTGGTAAAATAACAGCAGCACAATTATTGAACATAAATCCAGATATAGCGTGCTATGCAAAACTCTTAACGGGCGGTTTACTGCCTATGTCTGTTACTTTAGCGAGTGAAGAGTATTTTTCTTGTTTTTTAGGTGACGACTTGTCTACAGCGCTTTTACACGGACATTCTTATACAGCGACACCCGTTGGTTGTGCTGTGGCATTGGAGGCCATCGATGAAATCCAAGCTTCTTTGCATTACTGTCCTGAAAGAGAAACAATTTGTAATTTATGGAATTATGCCCAAGTAGAAAAAATATCTTGCCTTGAATCAGTAGCCGGAGTTTTTGCTTTTGGCAGTATTTTTGCTGTTGAACTTTTGGATGCAGAAAGCGGATACGCATCGAAACGGGCGAGATCTATCGTCGAAAAATTGCAAGATCTTGATATAGCTATCCGGCCTTTAGGAAATGTAATTTATATTTTAGCTGGCTTTAACTCTTCTAAGAAAAGATTGAATGGTATTTTAAATACTGTTTATGATTTATTAAAAGAAGATTGCTAA
- a CDS encoding aminotransferase class I/II-fold pyridoxal phosphate-dependent enzyme, protein MSTEYLNKIWQSTNSALIDQHNYRKPIRYYKNKSEQKINIDFSTNDYLGMRFDPRVIDAGYQAAQDNGAGSGSSRMVIETDANLLELENYFSKCLRLEHSLYFSSGFMANLALFDAISPYSFEENIISQELFVDHRCHASIYLGFRNAKIPTTIFRHMDFKNLAQKLKNSSASAKIIVIESLFSMDGDVFSATELAEICAKYNAFIIIDETHSIGVLPSGSYLAANYFLKKYVIAIVAGCGKALGVSGGFIATDYSALKQRVMQKSKALIYSTAATPFAVGALLQSLKIIFSEEGQLKRDKLYGNINYFKNRISLLHKNKICQNIYELNNHCSHIIPLIVGDNAVVLKMVQSLLERGILVKEIRPPSVPRGTARLRVILRSDHSKKDIDDLFENIF, encoded by the coding sequence ATGTCAACTGAGTATTTAAATAAAATATGGCAGAGTACGAACTCTGCCTTAATAGATCAGCATAATTATAGAAAACCAATTCGCTATTATAAAAACAAAAGTGAACAAAAGATTAATATTGATTTTTCGACAAATGATTACTTAGGTATGCGCTTTGATCCTCGGGTTATAGACGCTGGCTATCAAGCTGCTCAAGATAATGGGGCAGGCTCGGGTTCTTCGAGGATGGTAATAGAAACCGATGCGAATCTTCTTGAATTAGAGAATTATTTTTCTAAATGTCTTAGATTAGAACATTCACTGTATTTTTCTTCCGGATTTATGGCGAATTTAGCATTATTTGATGCTATTTCTCCATATTCTTTTGAGGAAAATATAATATCGCAAGAATTATTTGTTGATCATCGCTGTCATGCCAGTATTTATTTGGGTTTTCGTAATGCTAAAATACCAACGACGATTTTTCGCCATATGGATTTTAAAAATTTAGCGCAAAAATTGAAAAATTCATCTGCAAGCGCAAAAATTATTGTGATAGAATCTCTATTTTCAATGGACGGAGATGTTTTTTCTGCGACAGAATTGGCAGAGATTTGTGCAAAGTACAATGCCTTTATAATTATTGATGAAACTCATTCAATTGGTGTCTTGCCATCAGGGAGTTATTTAGCTGCAAATTATTTTTTAAAGAAATATGTGATTGCTATCGTTGCTGGTTGTGGAAAAGCATTAGGGGTTTCTGGTGGTTTTATTGCAACCGATTATTCTGCATTAAAGCAGAGAGTTATGCAAAAATCTAAAGCTTTAATATATTCAACTGCAGCTACACCATTTGCAGTTGGTGCTTTACTTCAATCACTTAAAATTATATTTAGTGAAGAGGGTCAATTAAAAAGAGATAAATTATATGGAAATATAAATTATTTTAAAAATAGAATATCTTTATTACACAAAAATAAAATATGTCAGAATATATATGAGTTAAATAATCATTGTTCTCATATAATTCCTTTGATTGTAGGTGACAATGCCGTTGTGCTAAAAATGGTTCAATCTTTATTAGAGCGAGGAATTTTAGTCAAAGAAATTCGTCCTCCCTCTGTCCCGCGTGGGACAGCAAGGTTAAGAGTTATATTAAGAAGCGATCATTCAAAAAAAGATATAGATGATTTATTTGAGAATATATTCTAA
- the bioB gene encoding biotin synthase BioB, translating to MQHLEQDKRENIQQEFCSSDAKELISEEYNEELYLKAIELYKKPFLQLLQDAALVHKEHWPEADIQRSALLSIKTGSCPEDCSYCPQSARYETDIKKHPLMEVQDIVEKAKVAKENGAERFCMGAAWRKPPRGEQFDRVLEAIREVKALGMEACVTLGLLNDEQSRKLKEAGLDYYNHNVDTSKDYYSKIITTRKFKDRVETLRNLRRNDINICCGGILGMGESSEDRMKLVAFLATMDPQPESIPINFLVKFDGTPLENQEDVDVLDFVRTIAVARILIPKARLRLSAGRMNLSREAQILCLAAGANSIFSGDILLTSPLPGYSFDNKLIDDVTKPLNLLNEKEYVN from the coding sequence ATGCAGCATTTAGAACAAGATAAAAGAGAAAATATTCAACAAGAATTCTGTTCGAGCGATGCCAAAGAACTGATTAGTGAAGAATATAATGAAGAGTTATACTTAAAAGCAATAGAATTGTATAAAAAACCCTTTTTACAATTGTTGCAAGATGCAGCCCTTGTTCATAAGGAACATTGGCCAGAAGCAGATATTCAACGCAGCGCTTTGCTCTCGATTAAGACAGGATCTTGTCCAGAAGATTGTTCCTATTGCCCACAAAGTGCACGTTATGAAACAGATATTAAAAAGCATCCATTGATGGAAGTTCAAGATATCGTTGAAAAGGCAAAGGTTGCAAAAGAAAATGGTGCAGAGCGCTTTTGCATGGGGGCTGCCTGGAGAAAGCCGCCAAGAGGTGAGCAGTTTGATCGCGTTCTTGAAGCTATTCGTGAAGTCAAAGCGCTTGGGATGGAAGCGTGTGTCACATTAGGATTGCTAAACGATGAGCAAAGTCGAAAATTAAAAGAAGCGGGTTTGGATTATTACAATCATAATGTCGATACATCAAAAGATTATTATTCAAAAATAATTACGACAAGAAAATTTAAAGATCGGGTTGAAACACTCAGAAATTTGAGAAGAAATGATATAAATATCTGTTGTGGTGGTATATTAGGAATGGGAGAAAGTTCTGAGGATAGAATGAAACTCGTCGCTTTTTTAGCAACAATGGACCCGCAGCCAGAAAGTATTCCTATCAATTTCCTAGTTAAATTTGATGGAACTCCCTTAGAGAATCAAGAGGATGTCGATGTTCTTGATTTTGTCAGAACCATTGCTGTGGCTCGTATTCTTATTCCCAAAGCACGATTACGTCTTTCTGCAGGAAGAATGAATTTGAGCAGAGAAGCACAAATTTTATGCTTAGCAGCGGGCGCTAACTCTATTTTCAGCGGTGATATTTTATTAACTTCTCCGCTTCCGGGTTATTCATTCGATAATAAACTTATCGATGATGTCACAAAGCCGCTCAATCTTTTAAATGAAAAAGAATATGTCAACTGA
- a CDS encoding methyltransferase, whose amino-acid sequence MKNNSQNFFDMFNANDDLKINALLSANINFNCIQLAVKYDLFTHLEDGINELNSLAKKNDFIPSRLYRLLKCLENINLIKETSDKNFYLTRMGERFLPNKKGNYANLTNLWSTEFYKAAENIDKALRSEKSAFECTHNESLYSYFNKYPERATTFNLAMRDLSENLNKNALYEMDLSTVKSIADVGGGSGASIRNMITQNAHLHGILFDQKSVIDSAMKEMEDFQYKNRVELISGDFFKPLPFKVDCIVLSNIIHNWNDEKAVQILTNCRKALNESGKIYLIEAALESSIEPLLARTMDFAMLLLTEGKERTFSEFEKLFHLANLKFESAKNVLNMTCLIEVKEK is encoded by the coding sequence ATGAAAAATAATTCACAAAACTTTTTTGATATGTTTAATGCAAATGATGATTTGAAAATAAATGCACTTCTTTCTGCGAATATTAACTTCAATTGCATTCAGTTAGCTGTTAAATATGATCTGTTTACACATTTGGAAGATGGAATAAACGAACTCAATTCTTTAGCTAAGAAAAATGATTTTATACCGAGTAGACTCTACCGCCTTTTAAAATGTCTTGAAAATATTAATTTGATAAAAGAAACAAGTGATAAAAATTTTTATTTAACTCGGATGGGTGAAAGATTTCTTCCTAATAAAAAAGGGAATTATGCTAATTTAACAAACCTTTGGAGTACCGAATTTTACAAAGCTGCAGAAAATATTGATAAAGCTCTTAGATCAGAAAAAAGTGCTTTTGAATGCACGCATAATGAATCTCTTTATTCATACTTTAATAAATATCCTGAGAGAGCGACGACATTTAATCTTGCAATGCGAGATTTGTCTGAAAATCTAAATAAAAATGCTTTGTACGAGATGGATTTAAGCACTGTTAAATCGATTGCAGATGTTGGTGGTGGTTCAGGAGCTTCTATTAGAAATATGATCACTCAGAATGCGCATTTGCACGGAATATTATTCGATCAGAAAAGTGTTATTGACAGCGCTATGAAAGAAATGGAAGACTTTCAATATAAAAATAGGGTAGAGCTTATTTCGGGAGATTTTTTTAAGCCACTGCCTTTCAAAGTAGATTGTATTGTGCTTTCAAATATTATTCACAATTGGAATGATGAAAAAGCAGTGCAAATATTAACAAATTGTCGAAAGGCATTAAATGAAAGTGGTAAAATTTATTTAATTGAGGCAGCTTTAGAAAGTTCAATTGAACCTTTATTGGCAAGGACAATGGATTTTGCAATGCTTCTTTTGACAGAAGGGAAAGAAAGAACTTTTTCTGAGTTTGAAAAACTATTTCACTTAGCAAATCTTAAGTTTGAGAGTGCTAAAAATGTTTTGAATATGACTTGTCTTATTGAAGTTAAAGAAAAGTGA
- a CDS encoding pyridoxal-dependent decarboxylase translates to MLEYPKLSYKRTVTLRANYFEIVTCEWTDECVTSMHHHEWSSCFIYVEKGTFQDTINLGLKTEINILETGQSTTTPIGAKHELKCLSKTGKTLHIYIPSFGRTENPISLEQKIFSSKNLDFKELDIDSESIKWEKLLSALNLIRDNSITTHSPYFMNQLFSGILPEMLISANLLAQMKTTLATYEASPILNYIEEELIRNICKLFAWESDQQNGITVPGGSAANLMAVHCARHKIDPNIKKIGIGNKKFKLFVSKESHYSFEKACVILGIGTENLVKIDIDEFKKMKASALENAIQIVLANNEIPLLICATAGTTVYGAFDQIDEIAKISQKYKIWLHVDAAWGAPVLFSKNTRKLMDGISLADSITFDAHKLLGANLTSSFFLTRHVNILKDANDVDNCDYLFHQNANGIDKGQMTWQCGRKGEFLSFWSIWKSVGTRGLGDFVDRLYKIRNEVLEYIKEKDRLELLHSPEYLNLCVKINPPNKKYSNFNWSKIVRNKLIDKNLAMINYSQDENGFFLRFIIANPFLESYHIKQMLDWCLEIE, encoded by the coding sequence ATGCTTGAATATCCTAAGCTTAGCTATAAAAGAACTGTTACTTTAAGAGCAAATTACTTTGAAATTGTTACTTGTGAATGGACTGATGAATGTGTAACTTCAATGCATCATCATGAATGGAGTTCATGTTTTATTTATGTTGAGAAAGGAACATTTCAAGATACTATTAATTTAGGATTAAAAACAGAAATAAATATTTTAGAAACAGGTCAATCAACTACGACTCCAATCGGGGCAAAGCATGAGCTCAAATGTTTAAGTAAAACAGGTAAAACGTTGCATATCTATATTCCAAGTTTTGGAAGAACTGAAAATCCTATTTCTTTAGAGCAGAAAATATTTTCTTCTAAGAATTTAGATTTTAAAGAATTAGATATTGATTCAGAATCAATAAAATGGGAAAAACTTTTATCTGCATTAAATCTTATTCGTGATAATTCAATTACGACTCATTCACCATATTTTATGAATCAACTTTTTTCAGGCATATTACCAGAAATGCTTATATCTGCAAATTTGCTGGCGCAAATGAAAACCACTCTTGCAACGTATGAAGCAAGTCCTATTTTAAATTATATTGAAGAAGAACTTATTAGGAATATCTGTAAGTTATTTGCATGGGAAAGTGATCAGCAAAATGGTATTACTGTGCCTGGTGGAAGTGCCGCGAATTTAATGGCAGTGCATTGTGCTAGACACAAGATAGATCCCAATATTAAGAAGATAGGGATAGGAAATAAAAAATTTAAGCTTTTTGTTTCTAAAGAATCGCATTATTCGTTTGAAAAAGCCTGCGTTATACTTGGTATTGGGACAGAGAATTTAGTTAAGATAGATATTGATGAATTTAAGAAAATGAAAGCATCAGCGCTTGAAAATGCCATTCAAATAGTCCTTGCAAATAATGAAATACCATTGTTGATCTGTGCCACTGCAGGAACGACTGTTTATGGCGCATTTGACCAAATCGATGAAATTGCAAAAATTTCTCAGAAATATAAAATCTGGTTGCATGTGGATGCGGCTTGGGGTGCACCTGTTCTCTTTTCGAAAAATACTAGAAAACTTATGGATGGAATTTCTTTAGCAGACTCTATAACATTTGATGCGCATAAATTGCTTGGTGCAAATTTAACAAGTAGTTTCTTTTTAACTCGTCATGTCAATATTTTAAAAGATGCAAATGATGTCGACAATTGTGATTATTTATTTCATCAAAATGCAAATGGTATTGATAAAGGCCAAATGACTTGGCAATGTGGACGGAAAGGTGAGTTTTTAAGTTTTTGGTCTATTTGGAAAAGTGTTGGAACGAGAGGTTTAGGTGATTTTGTAGATAGACTTTATAAAATTCGTAATGAAGTATTGGAGTATATAAAAGAAAAAGACCGTTTGGAATTATTACATTCTCCAGAATATTTAAATCTTTGTGTTAAAATCAATCCTCCAAATAAAAAATATAGTAATTTTAATTGGTCAAAAATTGTAAGAAATAAATTAATCGATAAAAATTTAGCAATGATTAATTATTCTCAGGATGAAAATGGATTTTTTCTGCGATTTATAATTGCGAATCCATTTTTAGAAAGTTATCATATAAAACAAATGCTTGATTGGTGCTTAGAAATCGAATAA
- a CDS encoding DoxX family protein produces the protein MKFIILLLRVVPAIILLQTLYFKFTGSPESVFIFSTLKVEPWGRIFAGVVELIAAIILLIPKTQLFGAIMSLGIMAGAILSHIFILGIIVQNDSGLLFTLAIIVSICSALLIYLKKAELINILKLLRKK, from the coding sequence ATGAAATTTATTATATTATTATTAAGAGTGGTTCCAGCGATCATATTACTTCAAACTCTTTATTTTAAATTTACAGGATCACCAGAATCTGTTTTTATTTTCTCAACTTTAAAAGTTGAACCATGGGGAAGAATTTTTGCTGGAGTTGTTGAGCTTATAGCTGCCATTATTTTGCTTATTCCTAAAACTCAATTATTTGGTGCTATCATGAGTCTTGGTATTATGGCAGGCGCAATTTTGAGTCATATATTTATTTTAGGAATCATAGTGCAAAATGATTCAGGATTATTATTTACACTGGCAATTATTGTTTCTATTTGTTCAGCCTTACTTATTTACTTAAAAAAAGCGGAGCTCATAAATATTCTTAAATTGCTTAGGAAAAAATGA
- a CDS encoding YHS domain-containing (seleno)protein, which yields MKIFIIIILSAFNSISYAESTANLEKNSAANLEESLTANIKDGVILKGYDPVSYFKGSKPIKGKPEIKVNINGITYLFSTSENKIEFLKNPKKYTPEYEGWCATAVADGYKFDIHPENYKITNDRLFLFYKGWRGNAKTDWLKDEPGQIKKADENWPKVRNEKE from the coding sequence ATGAAAATATTTATAATAATTATATTGTCTGCATTCAATTCTATTTCTTATGCTGAATCTACAGCTAATTTAGAAAAGAATTCAGCAGCTAATTTAGAAGAGAGTTTAACTGCTAATATTAAGGATGGTGTAATATTAAAAGGTTATGATCCTGTGTCGTATTTTAAAGGATCTAAACCAATCAAAGGTAAACCAGAAATAAAAGTCAATATAAATGGTATTACTTATCTTTTTTCAACTAGCGAAAATAAAATAGAATTTTTAAAAAATCCAAAAAAATATACTCCAGAATATGAAGGTTGGTGTGCAACGGCTGTAGCTGATGGATATAAATTTGATATTCACCCTGAAAACTATAAAATTACGAATGATAGATTATTTTTATTTTATAAAGGTTGGAGAGGAAATGCTAAAACAGATTGGCTAAAAGATGAACCAGGTCAGATTAAAAAAGCGGATGAAAATTGGCCGAAAGTAAGGAATGAAAAGGAATAA
- a CDS encoding GNAT family N-acetyltransferase → MEFDKKKLSDKFSEFFEENLSNYSPYLNIEIKTEKYTLSTANSQKDLIDIFKLRYMVFYKENGIISNINFDIDEFDSVCDHLIIRSNSTNDICGTYRIITNDKSPKFYSSTEFELSDFHKINGKKLELGRACINPIHRNSTLKDLLWKGIILYSHKIKADIIFGCSSVYTNSFAVAHGLLDLFKEKNVYSADLIVAPLEHYRLQKIVDEEKFDRTHYQNYLPPLLRGYILAGAKVYGEPAMDKSFKCIDFFTMLYLKDLTPLFKNRYMRNL, encoded by the coding sequence GTGGAATTTGATAAAAAGAAATTGAGTGATAAATTTTCTGAATTTTTTGAGGAAAATTTATCAAATTATAGCCCATATTTAAATATTGAAATTAAGACAGAAAAATACACTTTAAGTACAGCTAATTCTCAAAAAGACTTAATTGACATATTTAAATTAAGATATATGGTATTTTACAAGGAAAATGGTATCATAAGCAATATTAATTTTGATATTGATGAGTTTGATTCCGTTTGTGATCATCTCATAATTCGCTCAAATAGCACTAATGATATATGTGGTACATATAGAATTATAACAAATGACAAATCACCCAAGTTTTATTCATCAACTGAGTTCGAATTATCTGATTTTCACAAAATTAATGGTAAAAAATTGGAGTTAGGGCGCGCATGTATAAATCCAATTCATAGAAATAGCACACTAAAAGATTTATTATGGAAAGGTATTATATTATATAGCCATAAAATTAAGGCGGATATTATTTTTGGCTGTAGCAGTGTCTATACCAACTCGTTTGCTGTTGCACACGGCTTACTCGATTTATTCAAAGAAAAAAATGTATATTCTGCAGACTTAATAGTAGCCCCATTAGAACATTATAGACTGCAAAAAATAGTGGATGAAGAAAAGTTTGATCGAACACACTATCAAAATTATCTTCCGCCATTGTTAAGAGGATATATTTTGGCAGGAGCAAAAGTTTATGGAGAACCGGCAATGGATAAAAGTTTTAAATGTATCGATTTTTTTACCATGCTTTACTTAAAAGACCTAACTCCTCTTTTTAAAAATAGATACATGAGAAATCTATAA